From a region of the Eretmochelys imbricata isolate rEreImb1 chromosome 6, rEreImb1.hap1, whole genome shotgun sequence genome:
- the ADCK1 gene encoding aarF domain-containing protein kinase 1 isoform X3, with translation MQEIEQVIREDLGKEIKELFVSFEDTPLGAASLAQVHKAVLQDGRTVAVKVQHPKVQAQSAKDILLMEILLLTVKQIFPDFEFMWLVDEAKKNLPLELDFLNEGRNAEKVAQMLKDFDFLKVPRIYWELSTRRVLLMEFVEGGQVNDRAYMERNSIDVNEISRNLGKLYSEMIFVNGFIHCDPHPGNVLVRKCPATGKAHIILLDHGLYQVLTEKFRLDYCRLWQSLIKTDMKRVQKYSRRLGAGDLYPLFACMLTARSWDSVNRGIDRSPVTANEDVEIRTNAAAYLPQINQLLNNVPRQMLLLLKTNDLLRGIESALHTRASASSFLNMSRCCIRAVSTYQRSKSHSLYRKAKISLLEALSLWQINLYELFLRLKGSRLGNWVIAFLSRMHHSPY, from the exons ATCAAAGAGCTCTTTGTGAGTTTTGAGGACACTCCCCTGGGAGCAGCATCCCTGGCCCAGGTCCACAAGGCGGTGCTGCAGGATGGGAGGACAGTGGCAGTGAAAGTCCAGCACCCGAAAGTTCAGGCTCAAAGCGCCAAGGACATTTTGTTGATGGAG ATTCTCCTGCTGACCGTGAAGCAGATCTTCCCAGACTTTGAGTTCATGTGGCTGGTGGATGAAGCTAAGAAGAATTTGCCCCTGGAGTTGGATTTCCTCAATGAGGGGAGGAATGCTGAAAAGGTGGCCCAGATGCTCAAGGACTTTGATTTCCTGAAG GTCCCTAGGATCTACTGGGAGCTGTCTACCAGGCGCGTCCTTCTCATGGAGTTTGTGGAAGGTGGGCAGGTGAATGACAGGGCCTATATGGAGAGGAACAGCATCGACGTCAATGAG ATCTCTCGCAATCTGGGGAAGCTGTACAGTGAAATGATCTTTGTGAACGGATTCATACACTGTGACCCGCACCCGGGCAATGTGCTTGTGAGGAAGTGCCCAGCAACCGGCAAGGCCCACATTATACTGCTGGACCATGGGCTCTACCAG GTCCTGACAGAGAAGTTCCGCTTGGACTATTGCCGGCTCTGGCAGTCCCTGATCAAGACTGATATGAAGAGGGTGCAGAAGTACAGCCGACGGCTAGGGGCAGGTGACCTGTATCCACTCTTCGCATGCATGCTCACCGCCAGGTCCTGGGACTCTGTCAACAGGGGCATTGACCGGTCTCCAGTCACAGCCAATGAG GATGTGGAGATCCGGACCAATGCTGCCGCTTACCTACCTCAGATCAACCAGCTCCTCAACAATGTGCCCcgccagatgctgctgctgctaaagaCCAATGATTTGCTAAGGGGGATTGAGTCAGCCCTACACACACGGGCCAGTGCCAGCTCCTTCCTCAATATGTCTCGCTGCTGCATTAGAGCCGTCTCCAC GTATCAGAGGAGCAAGTCTCACTCCCTGTACAGAAAGGCCAAGATCTCTCTCTTAGAAGCTCTGAGTCTGTGGCAGATCAACTTATATGAACTCTTCCTGCGGCTGAAGGGATCCCGGCTGGGTAACTGGGTCATTGCTTTCCTGAGCCGGATGCACCATTCTCCGTACTGA